One region of Terriglobia bacterium genomic DNA includes:
- a CDS encoding beta-galactosidase family protein: protein MGRREFLGTAAMMAGLESLGPLLRAARNEAAPSAQSATHAFTWRDQDFLLDGKPFQVRSGEMHYARIPREYWRDRLKKLKAMGLNTVSTYMFWNFHEARPGQFNFAGRHDAAAFVRTAQQEGLWVILRPGPYSCAEWDFGGFPGWLLATPDIRVRSSDSRFLDAARRYLLHVGAELAPLQVTRGGPILMAQVENEYGSFGSDHAYMRAIRQMLLDAGFNVPLFTADGPTPRMLSGGTLPEVLSCINFGSDPAKQFEAFARFRQNVPRMCAEFYPGWFDHWGEIHHHGNNQSLMEGVEWMLTNGVSFNLYMFHGGTSFGYMNGANFGNAYQPDVTSYDYDAPLDEAGRPRAKYFDLKKLVEQHSPGAQAPPLPAVLPLIAIPRFELTESARLDGLLDNPIRSIEPKPMEAVGQSYGFILYRWLPERPIKGRLNIISMNDYALIYQGDNKLGELDRRFNQNAVDVDLAPAQPLDILIENMGRINYGPHMVDDRKGITERVLLNGRELGGWQIFPLPLDNLSKLQFSPKPKRGPRFYHDTFQLSSVGDTFIDMRGWGKGHVWVNGHHLGRFWKIGPQQTLFCPAPWLKAGENEIIVLELETTGETSVQGFKDPVYETVEME, encoded by the coding sequence TTGGGCAGGAGAGAATTTCTGGGAACGGCGGCGATGATGGCCGGGCTGGAGTCGCTGGGCCCGCTGCTGCGCGCCGCGCGAAATGAAGCTGCTCCCTCCGCGCAAAGCGCGACGCACGCCTTTACCTGGCGCGATCAGGACTTTCTACTGGACGGCAAGCCATTCCAGGTCCGCTCCGGCGAGATGCATTATGCGCGCATCCCGCGGGAGTACTGGCGCGACCGACTGAAGAAATTGAAGGCCATGGGCCTGAATACAGTTTCGACTTACATGTTCTGGAACTTCCACGAAGCGCGGCCCGGCCAGTTCAACTTTGCCGGCCGGCACGATGCGGCGGCCTTCGTCCGCACGGCGCAGCAGGAAGGTTTGTGGGTGATTCTCCGTCCCGGCCCGTATAGCTGCGCGGAATGGGACTTTGGCGGCTTCCCGGGATGGCTGCTGGCCACGCCCGATATCAGGGTCCGCAGCAGCGACTCCCGTTTCCTCGACGCCGCGCGCCGCTACCTGCTGCACGTTGGCGCGGAGCTTGCGCCTCTCCAGGTGACCCGCGGCGGCCCTATCCTGATGGCGCAAGTCGAGAACGAATACGGATCGTTCGGGAGCGACCACGCCTACATGCGCGCGATCCGGCAGATGCTGCTTGACGCCGGGTTTAATGTCCCGCTGTTCACGGCCGACGGTCCCACCCCAAGGATGCTGTCAGGCGGCACTCTCCCGGAGGTCCTTTCCTGCATCAACTTCGGTTCCGACCCTGCTAAACAATTCGAGGCCTTTGCCCGCTTCCGGCAGAACGTTCCGCGCATGTGCGCCGAATTCTACCCGGGATGGTTTGACCACTGGGGCGAGATTCACCACCACGGCAACAATCAGAGCCTCATGGAAGGCGTGGAATGGATGCTCACGAACGGCGTTTCATTCAACCTTTATATGTTCCATGGCGGCACATCGTTCGGTTATATGAACGGAGCGAATTTTGGCAATGCGTACCAGCCGGATGTCACCAGCTACGACTATGACGCGCCGCTCGATGAGGCCGGCCGCCCGCGCGCAAAATATTTTGACTTGAAGAAACTTGTCGAGCAGCATTCGCCCGGCGCACAAGCTCCTCCTCTGCCGGCTGTGTTGCCGCTGATTGCAATTCCCCGCTTCGAGCTCACCGAATCCGCCCGGCTCGACGGCCTGCTCGACAATCCCATCCGCTCCATCGAACCAAAGCCTATGGAGGCGGTAGGACAGTCTTACGGGTTCATCCTTTACCGCTGGCTTCCCGAACGCCCTATCAAAGGCCGCCTGAACATCATCAGCATGAACGATTACGCCCTGATCTATCAGGGCGACAACAAGCTGGGTGAGCTCGACCGACGTTTCAACCAGAATGCCGTTGACGTTGACCTGGCTCCCGCGCAGCCCCTGGACATCCTGATTGAGAACATGGGCCGGATCAACTACGGCCCGCACATGGTGGATGACCGAAAGGGCATCACTGAAAGGGTGCTGCTGAACGGAAGAGAGTTGGGAGGTTGGCAGATATTTCCCCTCCCGCTGGATAACCTGTCAAAGCTGCAATTCTCGCCAAAGCCCAAACGCGGCCCGCGTTTTTATCATGACACGTTCCAACTATCATCCGTCGGCGACACCTTCATCGATATGCGCGGTTGGGGCAAGGGGCATGTCTGGGTAAACGGGCATCACCTGGGCCGCTTCTGGAAGATCGGCCCCCAACAGACCCTCTTCTGTCCCGCGCCATGGCTCAAGGCCGGAGAGAATGAGATCATTGTTCTCGAACTTGAAACAACCGGCGAAACTTCCGTCCAGGGTTTTAAGGACCCCGTCTACGAAACCGTTGAAATGGAGTAG
- a CDS encoding IlvD/Edd family dehydratase, with product MNTTRKKERNPLRSSAWFGSNDRWGVGHRAWLRAEGFSERVFQGKPVIGICNSWSELNNCNAHLRQVAEAVKRGVWAAGGFPLEFPTISLGEMLMKPTTMLYRNLMAMDVEECITSYPLDGVVLLAGCDKTTPAQLMGAASADIPAIMVTGGPMLRGMWRGQELGSGTDVRRLWDEVRAGQLSEEAWCEVESCVSRSAGHCTVMGTASTMACVAEALGMMLPGSADLPASDSRRLAIAEKSGARIVEMVWEGMRPSHLMTRQAIENAIRVDMAVGGSTNAIVHLVAIAGRLGIDLPLKKFDDLSRTTPVLANVRPSGRYLMEDFSYAGGNAALMKEILPLLHGKALTVTGKSLAENLAQAATFNREVIKTLDEPLRPEGGTAILRGNLAPDGAVIKQSAISPHFARHKGRAVVFENNLDLIKRIDDPKLNVDESSVLVLKNAGPKGGPGMPEWGHLPIPRKLLKAGVRDVVRLSDARISGTSYGTMVVHVAPEAAIGGPLALVRDGDLIELDVHKRRLELEVSISELKKRMKSWKPAQPHYVRGYGRMFLDHILQANEGCDFDFLMAVNGPERVAPPVKFKNPGM from the coding sequence ATGAACACCACCAGAAAGAAAGAACGCAACCCGCTCCGCAGCAGCGCCTGGTTCGGATCGAATGACCGCTGGGGGGTTGGCCACCGGGCCTGGCTGCGCGCGGAAGGCTTCAGTGAGCGTGTTTTCCAGGGGAAACCCGTGATCGGCATCTGCAACTCGTGGAGCGAGCTCAACAATTGCAACGCGCACCTTCGCCAGGTGGCGGAAGCCGTGAAGCGTGGCGTGTGGGCGGCGGGCGGATTCCCGCTGGAGTTCCCGACCATTTCTTTGGGCGAAATGCTAATGAAGCCCACCACCATGCTCTATCGCAACCTGATGGCCATGGACGTGGAAGAGTGCATCACGTCCTACCCGCTGGACGGCGTTGTTCTGTTGGCGGGCTGCGACAAGACGACACCTGCGCAACTGATGGGCGCGGCCAGCGCCGATATTCCGGCCATCATGGTGACGGGCGGACCCATGCTGCGGGGCATGTGGCGCGGGCAGGAACTTGGGTCCGGGACGGACGTGCGCCGGCTGTGGGACGAAGTCCGCGCCGGTCAGTTGAGCGAGGAGGCATGGTGCGAGGTGGAATCATGCGTGTCCCGAAGCGCGGGCCATTGCACCGTGATGGGTACAGCTTCTACGATGGCCTGCGTGGCCGAGGCCCTGGGCATGATGCTGCCGGGCTCGGCCGATCTTCCCGCTTCGGATTCGCGGCGTCTCGCAATTGCTGAAAAGAGCGGGGCCCGCATTGTGGAGATGGTCTGGGAGGGCATGAGGCCTTCGCACCTTATGACCCGCCAGGCCATTGAGAACGCCATCCGCGTGGACATGGCGGTTGGCGGTTCAACCAACGCCATCGTGCATCTGGTGGCGATTGCGGGCCGGCTGGGAATCGACCTGCCGCTCAAAAAATTTGACGACCTTTCGCGTACCACTCCCGTGTTGGCGAACGTACGGCCCTCCGGGCGCTACCTGATGGAAGACTTCAGCTACGCCGGCGGAAACGCCGCGCTGATGAAAGAAATACTGCCCCTGCTGCATGGCAAAGCCCTGACCGTGACCGGAAAGTCGCTTGCCGAAAATCTGGCCCAGGCGGCTACCTTCAATCGGGAAGTGATCAAGACTCTCGATGAGCCTTTACGTCCGGAGGGCGGAACGGCAATTCTGCGCGGGAATCTGGCGCCGGATGGAGCTGTGATCAAGCAATCGGCCATTTCGCCGCACTTTGCCCGGCACAAGGGGCGGGCCGTAGTTTTTGAGAATAATCTTGACCTGATCAAACGGATTGACGATCCCAAGTTAAATGTGGATGAATCCAGCGTGCTGGTGCTGAAGAACGCCGGGCCCAAAGGCGGCCCGGGGATGCCGGAGTGGGGCCATCTGCCGATACCTCGGAAACTGCTGAAAGCCGGCGTTCGCGATGTCGTTCGGTTGAGCGACGCGCGGATCAGCGGCACGAGCTACGGCACAATGGTGGTGCACGTTGCACCTGAGGCCGCTATCGGCGGGCCGCTGGCGCTGGTAAGAGACGGTGATTTAATAGAGCTTGACGTTCACAAAAGACGCTTGGAATTAGAAGTATCCATATCAGAGTTGAAGAAACGCATGAAGTCATGGAAGCCAGCACAGCCGCATTACGTGCGAGGTTACGGCCGGATGTTCCTGGACCATATCCTACAGGCGAACGAGGGGTGCGATTTCGACTTCCTGATGGCAGTGAACGGTCCGGAAAGGGTCGCGCCGCCGGTGAAGTTCAAAAACCCTGGAATGTAG
- a CDS encoding amidohydrolase, with the protein MSRSTKGPSVTAIGSASFLVTACAFFVAARATPQKPPDTIYYNGVIITMCAARPVVEAVAIQGDRFANIGSDKDVLRTAGPATVKVDLHGRCVLPGLIDSHCHPIEAALGERESQAPPLHSIPDVQTYIRHRARELPARDVILVPHVFVTRLKERRYPTRAELDVAAADRPVIVDNGYASVLNSAALKEIGISSSTPQPADGKIIKDAQGRPTGLVLGAPELLAPLRATPPATPQDRLWALQTMLHHYNEAGITSIIDRAEGPPGFRAYQQLDREGKLTARCYVTYVIDAQGTPSDVRNSILQIPFATGWGDDWYRVGTLKTFVDGGICIGTAYLRAPYGTHTEIYGYHDPNYRGVLRVPEANLVAMAKAADELGWQMTAHTTGGGATDLLLQAYQAANREKPIHDLRFTVTHGDFPDPHAIQLARELGVSFDCQPTWLYLDGPAIKDVFGPARMANFIPLASLFRAGVVVAGGSDHMIGFGPNTSTNPYNPFLGMWVAITRHTVDGTVINPSQRVSREQALRMYTLNGAYLSFDEKRKGSIEPGKLADMVVISRNYLSCPVDQIRSIQTLRTIVGGRTVFDRLR; encoded by the coding sequence ATGTCCCGATCTACGAAAGGACCTTCCGTCACTGCCATCGGCAGCGCCAGTTTTCTCGTAACGGCGTGCGCTTTCTTCGTCGCCGCCCGGGCAACCCCGCAGAAGCCTCCCGACACGATCTACTACAATGGCGTCATTATCACCATGTGCGCCGCACGTCCGGTAGTCGAGGCCGTGGCCATTCAGGGAGACCGGTTTGCGAACATCGGTTCCGACAAGGATGTGCTCCGGACGGCGGGCCCTGCTACGGTGAAGGTGGATTTGCACGGGCGATGCGTGCTGCCCGGCCTTATTGATAGCCACTGCCACCCGATAGAAGCCGCTCTAGGTGAGCGGGAGAGCCAGGCGCCGCCGCTGCACTCCATCCCTGATGTTCAAACCTATATTCGGCATCGCGCCAGGGAGCTCCCGGCCCGGGATGTCATCCTGGTCCCTCACGTCTTTGTGACGCGGCTCAAGGAGCGGCGTTATCCCACACGCGCGGAGCTTGACGTGGCGGCTGCGGACCGGCCCGTGATTGTGGACAACGGTTACGCCTCGGTCCTGAATTCGGCCGCGCTGAAGGAAATTGGCATCTCCAGCAGCACCCCTCAGCCAGCCGACGGGAAAATCATCAAAGATGCGCAAGGCAGACCCACCGGACTGGTCCTTGGCGCTCCGGAACTTCTGGCGCCACTGAGGGCTACGCCACCCGCCACGCCGCAGGACCGCCTGTGGGCGCTTCAAACCATGCTGCACCACTACAATGAAGCTGGCATCACCAGCATCATCGATCGGGCCGAAGGGCCGCCGGGATTTCGCGCCTACCAGCAGCTTGACCGCGAAGGCAAGCTTACCGCCCGGTGTTATGTGACGTATGTAATCGACGCGCAGGGCACGCCGTCCGACGTGCGGAACTCGATCCTGCAGATCCCCTTTGCCACCGGTTGGGGAGACGATTGGTACCGGGTCGGGACCTTGAAAACCTTTGTAGATGGCGGTATCTGCATAGGCACCGCCTATCTGCGGGCGCCCTACGGCACCCACACAGAAATATACGGTTACCACGACCCCAACTATCGAGGAGTGCTTCGCGTGCCGGAAGCGAACCTTGTCGCCATGGCGAAGGCGGCAGACGAACTCGGCTGGCAGATGACGGCGCATACTACCGGCGGGGGCGCCACCGATCTTCTGCTGCAGGCTTACCAGGCGGCAAACCGCGAAAAGCCCATCCACGATCTTCGCTTCACAGTAACCCACGGAGACTTCCCCGATCCTCATGCTATCCAGCTCGCCAGAGAGCTGGGAGTTTCATTCGATTGCCAGCCGACATGGCTTTACCTGGACGGCCCTGCCATCAAAGACGTTTTTGGGCCGGCGCGGATGGCCAACTTTATTCCACTTGCCTCGCTGTTCCGGGCGGGAGTTGTGGTGGCGGGCGGTTCCGACCACATGATCGGGTTTGGCCCGAACACTTCAACCAATCCCTATAACCCCTTTCTGGGCATGTGGGTCGCCATCACACGACATACAGTGGACGGAACGGTCATCAATCCCAGCCAGCGGGTCAGCCGCGAGCAGGCGCTCCGGATGTATACACTCAACGGCGCCTACCTTTCATTTGACGAAAAACGGAAGGGCTCGATCGAACCCGGCAAACTGGCCGATATGGTCGTGATCTCCAGGAACTACCTCTCCTGCCCCGTCGATCAAATCAGGAGCATCCAGACATTACGGACCATCGTAGGGGGAAGGACCGTTTTTGATCGCCTGCGCTGA
- a CDS encoding DUF6159 family protein produces MGKISNSWELVKQSFAVLRQDEELMLLPVLSAISCVAVTLSLLAGSGLFYYPQIKAAIAQQAGWRPSNYLIAGAMFIFYLANYFVIVFFNTALVSAASIRLEGGDPTVRGGLRAAWSRLGVIFKWALLAATVGMVLRMIEERSSLIGRLVVGLLGLAWTLGTFLVVPVIAFENLGPIAALHRSVELFRKNWGEEAVGSFSFGLIFTLLAVPGILLPILGGSFAGGFGVILGSCLMVIYFIFLSILSASTHGIFLAALYRYATTGEVSPGFGPNRLSSAWQPKLRGRD; encoded by the coding sequence ATGGGGAAGATCAGCAACTCCTGGGAACTGGTGAAGCAGAGTTTTGCGGTCCTGCGGCAGGACGAGGAGCTCATGTTGCTGCCGGTGCTGTCCGCGATCTCCTGCGTTGCCGTGACTCTTTCGCTGCTGGCGGGGAGCGGCTTATTTTATTATCCCCAGATCAAGGCGGCCATTGCCCAACAGGCAGGCTGGCGCCCCAGCAACTACCTCATCGCCGGCGCCATGTTTATTTTTTACCTGGCAAATTATTTCGTCATCGTCTTTTTTAACACGGCGCTGGTGAGTGCGGCCTCCATCCGCCTGGAAGGCGGCGATCCCACCGTGCGCGGTGGTCTGCGGGCTGCGTGGAGCCGATTGGGCGTCATCTTCAAGTGGGCGCTGTTAGCGGCCACGGTGGGCATGGTCCTGCGCATGATTGAAGAACGCTCCAGCCTGATCGGGCGGCTGGTAGTTGGCCTGCTGGGCCTGGCCTGGACGCTTGGAACATTCCTGGTGGTCCCCGTGATCGCTTTTGAAAACCTCGGACCCATTGCGGCGCTTCATCGCTCCGTGGAACTGTTCCGCAAAAATTGGGGCGAGGAAGCAGTGGGCAGCTTCAGTTTCGGTCTCATTTTCACACTGCTGGCTGTGCCGGGGATTCTGCTTCCCATTCTGGGCGGGTCGTTTGCGGGAGGCTTTGGCGTGATTCTCGGCAGTTGCCTTATGGTCATCTACTTCATTTTCCTCTCCATCCTCAGCGCCTCAACGCACGGCATTTTCCTTGCCGCGCTCTATCGCTACGCTACCACCGGCGAAGTCTCTCCTGGCTTCGGACCCAACAGATTGTCCTCCGCCTGGCAGCCGAAGTTGAGAGGCAGGGATTAG
- a CDS encoding carbon starvation CstA family protein, translated as MSIIKKIFWLLVAGLGAAALGMIAISRGEQLNAVWLVAAAACIFVLGYRFYSRFIAYRVLELDETRATPAERKDDGRDFIPTNKWVVFGHHFAAIAGPGPLVGPILAAQFGYLPGTLWILIGGVLGGAVQDFVTLFCSIRRDGKSLGQMAKEEISSTAGWTALFGVLLIMIILIAVIALVVVNALKGSPWGLFTIAATIPIAFLMAIHLRYLRPGRILEGSLMGVALVIAAVVGGRYVAESATLSHWFNYSGPALAWMIIIYGLAASILPVWLLLAPRDYLSTFVKLGTILALAVGILAARPMMHLPAITRFADGTGPIFAGKIFPFCFITIACGAISGFHSLISSGTTPKLITKETHARMIGYGSMLMESFVGIMAIVAAGVLQPGVYFAVNSPAGVVGETAGKAVATISGWGFPVTQAAMADLASKVGEITLFNRTGGAPSLAVGMAHIFSNVLGGTEVMAFWYHFAIMFEALFILTVLDAGTRVGRFMLQDLLGHIWKPLGRTGWYPGVVLTSLAVVGAWGYFLYQGVVDPLGGINSLWPLFGISNQLLAAIALCVCTTILIKMKKLRFAWVTLAPLAWLVAVTMTASYQKIWSPDPHLGFLAQAQMLTDRIASGAIPAAQVATTQRLIFNNRLDAAVTLAFAVLVVLILVESGRHWWAYAVGSREPVLNETPAQLSGLEA; from the coding sequence ATGAGCATCATCAAAAAAATCTTCTGGTTGCTGGTGGCAGGGCTGGGGGCGGCGGCCCTCGGAATGATCGCTATCTCGCGCGGTGAGCAACTCAACGCCGTGTGGCTGGTCGCCGCCGCCGCGTGCATCTTCGTGCTGGGGTACCGCTTTTACAGCCGGTTCATCGCCTATCGCGTGCTCGAGCTGGATGAAACGCGGGCCACTCCCGCCGAGCGTAAAGACGACGGCCGCGACTTTATTCCTACCAACAAATGGGTCGTGTTCGGACACCACTTTGCCGCCATTGCCGGTCCGGGGCCATTGGTGGGGCCGATCCTCGCCGCGCAATTCGGCTATCTGCCAGGTACGCTCTGGATACTGATTGGCGGAGTGCTGGGCGGCGCCGTGCAGGACTTCGTGACGCTATTCTGCTCGATTCGGCGCGATGGCAAATCGTTGGGCCAGATGGCGAAGGAAGAAATCAGCTCGACGGCAGGGTGGACGGCGCTTTTTGGCGTTCTGCTCATCATGATTATCCTGATCGCCGTGATCGCGTTGGTGGTGGTGAACGCATTGAAGGGCAGCCCGTGGGGGCTCTTCACCATTGCCGCCACCATCCCGATCGCCTTCCTGATGGCCATCCACCTCCGATATCTGCGCCCCGGCCGAATTCTTGAGGGCTCTCTCATGGGAGTTGCGCTGGTCATAGCGGCTGTGGTGGGCGGGCGTTATGTGGCCGAATCTGCCACGCTGTCCCACTGGTTCAACTACAGCGGACCAGCGCTGGCCTGGATGATTATTATTTACGGGCTGGCGGCATCCATCCTGCCGGTGTGGCTGCTGCTGGCGCCACGCGATTATCTTTCAACATTTGTCAAGCTGGGGACCATTCTGGCACTGGCGGTTGGCATTCTGGCGGCGCGGCCGATGATGCACCTGCCCGCCATCACGCGCTTTGCCGATGGCACAGGCCCGATTTTTGCCGGGAAAATTTTCCCTTTCTGCTTCATTACGATTGCCTGCGGAGCCATCTCGGGATTTCACTCGCTGATCTCCAGCGGCACGACGCCCAAGCTGATCACTAAAGAGACACACGCGCGCATGATCGGATACGGAAGCATGCTCATGGAGTCCTTTGTCGGCATCATGGCGATTGTGGCGGCCGGTGTGTTGCAGCCCGGCGTCTATTTTGCCGTCAACAGCCCGGCGGGCGTCGTGGGCGAGACGGCCGGCAAAGCTGTAGCGACTATTTCCGGGTGGGGATTTCCCGTGACCCAGGCGGCCATGGCAGACCTGGCTTCGAAGGTGGGCGAGATCACGCTGTTCAACCGCACCGGCGGCGCGCCATCGCTGGCGGTGGGCATGGCGCATATTTTTTCCAACGTGCTGGGCGGAACTGAAGTGATGGCTTTCTGGTACCACTTCGCCATCATGTTTGAAGCGCTCTTTATCCTGACCGTGCTCGACGCCGGCACACGGGTGGGCCGCTTTATGCTGCAGGACCTCCTTGGCCATATATGGAAACCGCTGGGCCGCACGGGTTGGTATCCGGGCGTGGTGCTCACCAGCCTGGCTGTGGTTGGGGCGTGGGGTTATTTTCTGTATCAGGGAGTGGTAGACCCGCTGGGCGGCATCAATAGTTTGTGGCCGCTTTTCGGCATCTCAAATCAGTTGCTGGCCGCCATCGCCTTGTGCGTGTGCACAACCATCCTGATCAAGATGAAGAAGCTGCGTTTTGCCTGGGTGACGCTGGCGCCGCTGGCCTGGCTGGTGGCCGTGACCATGACGGCGAGCTATCAAAAGATCTGGAGTCCCGACCCGCACCTGGGATTTCTGGCGCAGGCGCAGATGCTGACCGACCGGATTGCCAGCGGAGCAATCCCTGCTGCTCAGGTTGCCACAACTCAGAGACTCATCTTCAACAACCGGCTCGACGCCGCAGTCACTCTGGCGTTTGCCGTACTGGTGGTTTTGATTCTTGTCGAGTCCGGCCGTCATTGGTGGGCTTACGCGGTGGGGAGCAGGGAACCCGTCCTCAATGAAACGCCCGCGCAACTATCGGGTCTGGAAGCATAA
- a CDS encoding TIM barrel protein: protein MNRRSFNRILAGAGLGSLGATSLLPATPASPARAPAAAAAPYKVSIMLWTVFHNLPFEQRLEKVSEAGYHAVELVREFEHWTDSDYTRSNRKKHQLGINFDTTAGLRHGIGNPAERDAFLKDLSGMLTVCDKLDCPRLIVMSGNVVPGMARADQHQSCVEGLKRAVEMVEGKNITLLVENIDPEENPKYFLTSVAEGFDIIRAVNHPQVRFLYDFYHEQIAEGNLIEKMEKNIDLVGVFHVADVPHRHQPGTGEINYNNIYKKMVELKYDRYIAMEFMPVGDPIQILRAAREEAERV from the coding sequence ATGAATCGTCGAAGCTTCAATCGAATCCTCGCAGGAGCAGGGCTGGGCAGCCTTGGCGCGACCTCTCTGCTCCCGGCCACACCAGCAAGTCCGGCCAGGGCGCCAGCCGCCGCCGCTGCGCCGTACAAGGTTTCCATCATGTTATGGACGGTCTTCCACAACCTGCCCTTCGAGCAGCGGCTTGAAAAGGTTTCCGAAGCCGGCTACCACGCCGTGGAACTCGTGCGCGAGTTCGAACATTGGACCGATTCCGATTACACCCGGTCCAACCGGAAGAAGCACCAGCTTGGCATCAACTTTGATACAACTGCCGGGCTCCGTCATGGAATTGGCAATCCAGCGGAACGCGACGCGTTCTTGAAAGACCTGAGCGGGATGCTTACGGTTTGTGACAAGCTGGACTGCCCGCGCCTGATCGTCATGTCAGGCAATGTTGTGCCCGGAATGGCGCGCGCCGATCAGCACCAGAGCTGCGTCGAGGGATTAAAACGCGCGGTAGAAATGGTGGAGGGCAAAAACATCACGCTGCTGGTCGAGAACATCGATCCCGAGGAAAATCCCAAATACTTCCTCACCTCGGTGGCGGAAGGATTCGATATCATCAGGGCAGTCAACCACCCTCAGGTAAGGTTCCTCTACGATTTCTATCATGAGCAGATCGCCGAGGGGAACCTGATCGAGAAAATGGAGAAGAACATCGATCTGGTTGGGGTATTCCACGTCGCCGACGTTCCACACCGCCACCAGCCCGGCACCGGCGAAATCAATTACAACAACATCTACAAAAAAATGGTGGAACTGAAATATGACCGCTACATCGCCATGGAATTTATGCCCGTTGGCGACCCCATCCAAATCCTTCGTGCTGCGCGTGAGGAGGCGGAGCGTGTCTAG
- a CDS encoding YbdD/YjiX family protein, translated as MAVVTNLLRTFWNYLREVSGENDYARYRASVAAKGADPVSRREFYDQRQQEKYSRPNRCC; from the coding sequence ATGGCTGTTGTGACCAACCTGCTGAGGACCTTCTGGAATTACCTCCGCGAAGTGAGCGGCGAAAATGATTACGCCCGTTACCGCGCGAGCGTGGCCGCCAAAGGCGCCGACCCCGTGAGCAGAAGGGAATTCTACGACCAGCGCCAGCAGGAGAAATATTCGCGCCCGAACCGCTGCTGTTGA